TGCATATTCCTTTAATTTCTTATGCATTGCTGGACTCACTAAAGCCCATATTTGATGAGGCTTTCTCACGAAACAAATCCCTCCCTCTCTTTAATCATAGCACAATGTATAATAAAATTCATCAAGTTTTTTTTTAGATTTTTCTTTAAACTTCATGAGTAAAACTAAGCTTATACTGCAGCATTGAAAATTACCTTTTAAGACTGACTTTGGCAAATTATTTTGTTTTATTGCAAATATACTCTGTTTTTCTCACAATACTAATGTTTTTAGCAGTGAATTCCTTTTATTCTCTAATGCTTGATTTGTTTTTAAAATCGTGTCCAATATCTTCAATATCTTTTTCCATTGTTTTTTCAAACACAGTGCCTGACCTTCTTGGCTTTGATGTATTGATACAAAAATTGATTAACTACTGTTAATCTCTATTAATTTCCATTAACGGACATTAATACGGATTAATAAAGATTAATAGAAATTAACAGACATTAATAAAGCTGCCTCATCCAAAAAATAATTTTGGAGCTACATAAACTAATACCATCGGAATGCAGTCTTATAATTCTAAATTCGTTTTTGAAAACCAAAACAGGTTTAGAAAAAAGATAATGCTTACAGTAAAGCGTTTTTAAAAATGTATTATATTGCTTTGTTCAAGTTTTAATTTGAATATTTTTTGCAATTTTTTTATAAACCTATTGATGGATCCGATTATAAATGCTAAGATGTGTATCCGACAAATAAATAGATTATGAAAGGGGCTGAAAATTTAATATGGTAAAATTTGTTAAACTGGTCTGTTCGCCCAAAGGCACCTTTTGGATCTGCGTGCGGCGAATTGACTTTTGGCGAGATGAGGTTGAAATTGCAGTCCCGAATGAAAGCCAACAATTGGAAACGGTATACAAAAAAACATTTTTCTTACCCCTAAATCTGTTTACAACATTTGCAGCAAGATTGGCTGAAGCTTTTGTAATATAAATACAATTTCGATTTTAAAAACGAAAATTTTTGATTAAAGTTTCATATATTCAAAATCCTTCCCTTTATTTTTAAAAACGAAAGTCAAAAACGAAAAATAAAGCCTCTGTTCTGAAAACCAGAGTAGAGGCTTTATCATTTTATAGTGCTATAAAACCAATATTTTTTTAATCCTTAATCCTTTTCCCAATAAACATTTAGTAAAATTTGATTTTAAAATCCATTTTCAGTTACTATAAGAGCAAATAATAACATTTTAAGAAGGGAGAGTGATAGGGATGGAGCAAAATGATATCTGTATAAAGGATTTTAAAACGCTAATTGTCTGGCAAAAGGCAAGGGAATTAGCTCAAGATATATAATTTAATAACTGCTAATTTCCCTCAGTTTGAAACATATGCAATAAAATCACAAATAATAAGGGCCGCCGCTACCTCTATTGGGGCCAATATAGCTGAGGGTAACGGCCAGCTTTATAAGAAAAAACAAATCAATTTCCTTAATAATGCACTCGGCAGCGCATCGGAAACGCGCCATTGGCTTGTTATTGCTGCTGATAATGGATATATTTCTCAAGAAGATTATGACAAGCTTGAAGAAAAAACAGTTGAAATAATAAAAATGCTGATTAGTTTTATACGGGAAATTACAGGCTAAAAAAGAAAATGAGGAAATAGCATAACTTTATTACTTAAACCAAGTAAATATCTCAGTATTATTTGGGAATAAGTATATACAACCTGGCTTTATACTTATTCCCTATTTTTTGA
This DNA window, taken from Clostridia bacterium, encodes the following:
- a CDS encoding four helix bundle protein; protein product: MKSQIIRAAATSIGANIAEGNGQLYKKKQINFLNNALGSASETRHWLVIAADNGYISQEDYDKLEEKTVEIIKMLISFIREITG